The following proteins come from a genomic window of Deinococcus sp. KSM4-11:
- a CDS encoding glucose 1-dehydrogenase, translating to MTPAPEPRPILDLFKLYGRHAVVTGGAQGIGYEIAKGLAQAGARVTLADLNAEVGEPAAQALGGTFEVLDVTDAAAVAALAAKLPDVEILVNNAGIVRNLPAEDTEDDDWTAVMKVNLDGVFWCCREFGRSMLARGRGSIVSTASMSGLISNHPQPQVAYNVSKAGVIHLTRSLAGEWGARGVRVNCVSPGYTATPMTRRGLDTPEWRATWLGETPMGRLAEPFEIAPAVLYLASDASSFVTGHSLVVDGGYVCW from the coding sequence ATGACTCCAGCCCCCGAACCCCGGCCCATCCTCGACCTGTTCAAGCTGTACGGCCGCCACGCTGTCGTGACTGGCGGCGCCCAGGGCATCGGGTACGAGATCGCGAAGGGACTGGCCCAGGCCGGCGCGCGGGTCACCCTCGCGGACCTGAATGCCGAGGTGGGCGAACCGGCCGCGCAGGCGCTGGGCGGCACCTTCGAGGTGCTGGACGTGACGGATGCGGCCGCCGTCGCGGCCCTCGCCGCGAAACTCCCCGATGTCGAGATCCTCGTCAACAACGCTGGGATCGTCCGCAATCTTCCTGCCGAGGATACCGAGGACGACGACTGGACAGCCGTGATGAAGGTCAATCTGGACGGCGTGTTCTGGTGCTGCCGGGAATTTGGGCGCAGCATGCTCGCGCGGGGCCGCGGCAGCATCGTGTCCACCGCCAGCATGTCCGGCCTGATCAGCAACCACCCGCAACCCCAGGTGGCGTACAACGTCAGCAAGGCGGGCGTCATTCACCTCACTCGTTCCCTGGCCGGCGAGTGGGGAGCGCGCGGTGTGCGCGTGAACTGCGTCTCGCCCGGCTACACGGCCACGCCCATGACCCGGCGCGGCCTGGACACGCCCGAGTGGCGGGCCACGTGGCTGGGCGAAACGCCCATGGGCCGCCTGGCCGAACCTTTCGAAATCGCTCCCGCCGTGCTGTACCTCGCCAGCGACGCCTCCAGTTTCGTGACCGGACACTCGCTGGTCGTGGACGGCGGGTATGTCTGCTGGTGA
- a CDS encoding mannitol dehydrogenase family protein, translated as MVKLNSAALAGPLPHVEVPHYDPQTLRTGIVHFGVGGFHRSHEAMYLDRLLNTGAGHEWGICGVGVLPHDARMRDVLHEQDHLYTLLTKSPDGHAEARVIGAIHTFLFAPDDPEAVIETLAHPDTRIVSLTVTEGGYSLNNVTGEFDPSGDVQADLQPGAVPKSVFGLLTEGLRRRRDRGLAPFTVMSCDNIQGNGHVTQRVLTAFARLKDPGLGEWIAAKVAFPNSMVDRITPATTDQVRAEVGAEFGVEDAWPVVAETFTQWVLEDQFTLGRPALETVGVQVVDDVEPYELMKLRLLNASHQAMAYLGLLAGYTYAHEVCQHPDFVAYLLDYMALEATPTLRPVPGIDLGAYQHELIERFASPAIRDTLARLIVDGSERIPKFLLPVVREQLATGGGIDRSALVVASWSAYIASPDRPDLVDPRATALTDLARQDQQTPGVFLEQPEVFGDLAQDERFRAAYISAAASLKANGPVGAMQALRKAATPPTPSA; from the coding sequence ATGGTCAAGCTCAACTCGGCGGCCCTGGCCGGCCCCCTCCCCCACGTGGAGGTGCCGCACTACGACCCCCAGACCCTCCGCACCGGCATCGTCCACTTCGGTGTCGGCGGCTTCCACCGCTCGCATGAGGCCATGTATCTCGACCGCCTGCTCAACACCGGCGCCGGTCACGAGTGGGGCATCTGCGGCGTGGGCGTCCTGCCGCACGACGCCCGCATGCGGGATGTCCTGCACGAGCAGGATCACCTCTACACCCTGCTCACCAAATCCCCGGACGGCCACGCCGAGGCCCGCGTGATCGGCGCGATCCACACCTTCCTGTTCGCGCCGGACGATCCCGAGGCCGTGATCGAGACGCTCGCGCACCCGGACACGCGGATCGTGTCGCTCACCGTCACCGAGGGCGGCTACAGCCTGAACAACGTGACCGGCGAATTCGATCCCAGCGGGGACGTTCAGGCGGATCTGCAGCCCGGCGCCGTGCCAAAAAGCGTGTTCGGCCTCCTGACCGAGGGGCTGCGCCGCCGCCGCGACCGGGGGCTGGCACCCTTCACGGTGATGTCCTGCGACAACATCCAGGGCAACGGCCACGTCACCCAGCGCGTCCTGACGGCCTTCGCGCGCCTGAAGGACCCCGGTCTGGGCGAGTGGATCGCGGCGAAGGTCGCGTTCCCGAACTCGATGGTCGACCGCATCACGCCCGCCACCACGGATCAGGTGCGCGCTGAGGTCGGCGCCGAGTTCGGCGTCGAGGACGCCTGGCCGGTCGTGGCCGAGACCTTCACGCAGTGGGTGCTCGAAGACCAGTTCACGCTGGGGCGCCCGGCGCTGGAGACGGTGGGTGTGCAGGTCGTGGATGACGTCGAGCCCTACGAACTGATGAAGCTCCGGCTGCTGAACGCCTCGCACCAGGCCATGGCCTACCTGGGCCTGCTGGCCGGGTACACGTATGCCCATGAGGTCTGCCAGCATCCGGACTTCGTGGCGTACCTGCTGGACTACATGGCGCTGGAGGCCACGCCGACCCTGCGCCCCGTGCCGGGCATCGACCTCGGCGCCTACCAGCATGAGCTGATCGAACGGTTCGCCAGCCCGGCCATCCGCGACACGCTGGCCCGCCTGATCGTGGATGGCTCCGAGCGCATCCCGAAATTCCTGCTGCCTGTGGTGCGCGAGCAGCTTGCCACCGGCGGCGGGATCGACCGGTCGGCGCTGGTCGTCGCCTCCTGGAGTGCGTACATCGCCAGCCCGGATCGCCCGGATCTGGTCGATCCACGCGCGACCGCTCTGACCGATCTGGCCCGGCAGGATCAGCAGACGCCCGGCGTGTTCCTTGAGCAGCCGGAAGTCTTTGGCGACCTCGCCCAGGACGAGCGGTTCCGCGCGGCGTACATCTCGGCGGCGGCCAGCCTGAAGGCGAACGGCCCGGTCGGGGCGATGCAGGCGCTCCGCAAGGCCGCGACGCCGCCGACGCCCTCTGCCTGA
- a CDS encoding carbohydrate ABC transporter permease: protein MTAVPSPTRTGTVSDRYRVRNAVLTVVTYLIAIAFLFPLVWMIMAAFKTEAQAFQVPPVFAFTPVLENFQNALPTYFHALRNSLVAAIGSTLLAFILGLPAAFALAVYPTARAQGVLTWMLSTKFMPAVGVIVPIFLLFRNLHLIDTLPGLILMYTTMNLPLVVWMMHSYMTEIPYAIYEAAKVDGASVAQEFFGIALPLSMPGVAATALLCLIFAWNEVFFALNLTNSEAAPLSVFIGQFKTSEGLFWAKMSAAATLTVLPVLIFGWLAQRQLVRGLSFGAVK, encoded by the coding sequence ATGACCGCCGTACCCAGCCCGACCCGCACCGGCACAGTCAGCGACCGCTACCGCGTCCGCAACGCCGTCCTGACCGTCGTCACGTACCTCATCGCCATCGCCTTCCTGTTTCCGCTGGTGTGGATGATCATGGCGGCCTTCAAGACTGAGGCGCAGGCCTTCCAGGTGCCGCCCGTGTTCGCCTTCACGCCCGTCCTGGAGAACTTCCAGAACGCCCTGCCCACCTACTTCCACGCGCTGCGCAACAGCCTGGTCGCGGCCATCGGCAGCACGCTGCTCGCCTTCATCCTGGGCCTCCCGGCTGCCTTCGCGCTGGCTGTCTACCCCACGGCGCGCGCGCAAGGCGTCCTGACCTGGATGCTCAGCACCAAGTTCATGCCGGCGGTCGGCGTGATCGTGCCGATCTTCCTGCTGTTCCGCAACCTGCACCTGATCGACACCCTGCCCGGCCTGATCCTGATGTACACCACCATGAACCTGCCGCTGGTCGTGTGGATGATGCACTCGTACATGACCGAGATTCCCTACGCCATCTACGAGGCCGCCAAAGTGGACGGGGCGAGCGTGGCGCAGGAATTCTTCGGGATCGCCCTGCCGCTCTCGATGCCCGGCGTGGCCGCCACGGCGCTGCTGTGCCTGATCTTCGCGTGGAACGAGGTGTTCTTCGCCCTGAACCTGACGAACTCGGAGGCCGCGCCGCTCTCGGTGTTCATCGGGCAGTTCAAGACCAGCGAGGGGCTGTTCTGGGCGAAGATGAGCGCCGCCGCGACCCTGACGGTCCTCCCGGTGCTGATCTTCGGCTGGCTCGCCCAGCGCCAGCTCGTCCGCGGCCTCAGCTTCGGCGCCGTGAAGTAG
- a CDS encoding carbohydrate ABC transporter permease translates to MTAVATPTTVTGLSPAPKRGLRLTPAALIWPAMIYLICTTQVPFFMTIYYSFFRYNLVIPGSRPFIGLENYRNLLTDPQNLHILWNTIVLAGGTLILTLLIGGALAMLLNRDFPGRTLLRTLLISSFLVMPIVTAVVWKNMLLNPVFGFFSWIVTLVGGHPVDWLAQYPMASVIAMITWEWTPFAMLILLTGLQSLPDDQLEAARLDGASPIQEFQHIVLPHWMQAIQVVVLMETIALLQVYGEIYGSTSGGPGIATTNLPYFIYQKAFAEYNIGLASAAGVLTVILTNVLAVYLLRLISRTRSSQGG, encoded by the coding sequence ATGACCGCCGTCGCCACCCCGACCACCGTGACCGGACTGTCCCCGGCCCCCAAACGCGGCCTGCGTCTGACCCCCGCCGCCCTGATCTGGCCCGCGATGATCTACCTGATCTGCACCACCCAGGTGCCGTTCTTCATGACCATCTACTACTCGTTCTTCCGCTACAACCTGGTAATCCCCGGCAGCCGGCCCTTCATCGGACTGGAGAACTACCGCAACCTGCTGACCGATCCGCAGAACCTGCACATCCTGTGGAACACCATCGTGCTGGCCGGCGGCACCCTGATCCTGACGCTGCTCATCGGCGGGGCCCTCGCCATGCTGCTCAACCGCGACTTCCCCGGACGGACGCTGCTGCGCACCCTGCTGATCAGCTCGTTCCTGGTCATGCCGATCGTGACTGCGGTCGTGTGGAAGAACATGCTGCTCAACCCGGTCTTCGGCTTCTTCTCGTGGATCGTGACGCTGGTCGGCGGCCACCCTGTCGACTGGCTCGCGCAGTACCCGATGGCCAGCGTGATCGCCATGATCACCTGGGAATGGACGCCCTTTGCCATGCTGATCCTGCTGACCGGCCTCCAGAGCCTCCCGGACGACCAGCTCGAAGCCGCCCGGCTGGACGGCGCGAGCCCCATCCAGGAATTCCAGCACATCGTCCTGCCGCACTGGATGCAGGCCATCCAGGTGGTCGTGCTGATGGAAACCATCGCTCTCTTGCAGGTATACGGCGAGATCTACGGCTCGACCTCCGGCGGGCCAGGCATCGCCACCACGAACCTGCCGTACTTCATCTACCAGAAGGCCTTCGCCGAGTACAACATCGGCCTGGCCAGCGCCGCCGGGGTGCTGACCGTGATCCTCACCAACGTGCTCGCCGTGTACCTGCTGCGCCTGATCAGCCGCACCCGCAGCAGCCAGGGGGGATGA
- a CDS encoding sugar ABC transporter substrate-binding protein, with product MKRALLLSLALTATAQAASTITIATVNNPDMVTMQKLTPEFNKKYPDITVKWVTLPENELRQKITLDVASGAGSFDVATVGAYEVPIWAKNGWLDPLTPLFAKNADIAKAYNVNDILPGVRGALTQNGNLYAVPFYAESSMTFYNKDLFKAAGLTMPTQPTWQQIQGFAAKIHNPSKGVYGICLRGLPGWGENMAVFSTVVNTFGGRWFDPSWKAQLDSPAWKNAMTFYVDTIKKYGPPGATSNGFTENLTLMSQGKCGMWVDATVAAGFLSDPASSKITKSVGFAKAPVGTTPRGNNWYWSWNLAIPKSSKQEDAAFKFITWATSQEYIALVAKEKGTWASVPPGTRTSTYNNANYKKAAGAFSALVLSSINAADVNHATKDPVPYTGIQYVAIPEFQALGTQVGQFLAGAISGQTTVDQALTQAQAAAEKTAKDGGYQK from the coding sequence ATGAAGCGTGCCCTGCTGCTTAGCCTTGCCCTGACCGCCACCGCCCAAGCGGCCAGCACCATCACCATCGCCACCGTGAACAACCCGGACATGGTGACCATGCAGAAGCTCACCCCCGAGTTCAACAAGAAGTACCCAGACATCACGGTCAAGTGGGTGACGCTCCCCGAGAACGAACTGCGTCAGAAGATCACCCTGGACGTCGCCAGCGGCGCGGGCTCCTTCGACGTCGCCACCGTCGGCGCCTACGAAGTGCCGATCTGGGCGAAGAACGGCTGGCTCGATCCGCTGACCCCCCTGTTCGCCAAGAACGCCGACATCGCCAAGGCCTACAACGTCAACGACATCCTGCCCGGCGTGCGCGGCGCGCTCACCCAGAACGGCAACCTGTACGCAGTGCCCTTCTACGCCGAGAGCTCCATGACCTTCTACAACAAGGATCTCTTCAAGGCCGCCGGGCTGACCATGCCCACCCAGCCCACGTGGCAGCAGATTCAGGGCTTCGCCGCCAAGATCCACAACCCCTCCAAGGGCGTGTACGGCATCTGCCTGCGCGGCCTGCCCGGCTGGGGTGAGAACATGGCGGTCTTCTCCACCGTCGTCAACACCTTCGGCGGCCGCTGGTTCGATCCGAGCTGGAAGGCCCAGCTTGACTCCCCTGCGTGGAAGAACGCCATGACCTTCTACGTCGACACCATCAAGAAGTACGGCCCTCCCGGCGCCACGTCCAACGGCTTTACCGAGAACCTCACCCTGATGAGCCAGGGCAAGTGCGGCATGTGGGTCGACGCGACCGTCGCCGCCGGCTTCCTGAGCGATCCGGCCAGCAGCAAGATCACCAAGTCGGTGGGCTTCGCCAAGGCCCCGGTCGGCACCACGCCGCGCGGCAACAACTGGTACTGGAGCTGGAACCTCGCCATTCCCAAGAGCAGCAAGCAGGAAGACGCCGCCTTCAAGTTCATCACCTGGGCCACCAGCCAGGAATACATTGCCCTGGTCGCCAAGGAGAAGGGCACCTGGGCCTCGGTTCCCCCCGGCACCCGCACCAGCACCTACAACAACGCCAACTACAAGAAGGCCGCCGGCGCCTTCAGCGCACTGGTGCTGAGCAGCATCAACGCCGCCGACGTGAACCACGCCACCAAGGATCCCGTGCCCTACACCGGTATCCAGTACGTCGCGATTCCCGAGTTCCAGGCGCTCGGCACCCAGGTCGGTCAGTTCCTGGCCGGGGCCATCAGCGGGCAGACCACCGTCGACCAGGCCCTCACGCAGGCGCAGGCCGCCGCCGAGAAGACCGCCAAGGACGGCGGCTACCAGAAGTAA
- a CDS encoding LacI family DNA-binding transcriptional regulator — protein MPTIQDVARLAGVSPTTAKRALRDPDKLTPDTLLRVQQAIEQLHYEPDQRAGSLRGGQSSTIGLILGSILEPFFAQFARSAAHVLAEAGYTVIISENEYSAQRELEELRRLYGQRVAGIMLRPGYGPHSRDYLARLAARDVAVVEYDYTHPHSPYPSVVLDNRGAMRQAVQYLHGLGHRDIAALGTYHPVIHPEERSRTFPEAMNELGLTVPTEYQRVTLLTEDTAYTLTHELLSLPRPPSALIALTGTQAVGAYRAIQERGLRIPHDLSLITFDNYPWTALVDPPITVLEQPAEAMATATAQRLLERLDTEPRAPATHEVFPARLIVRGSCAVPATPASPLLRRA, from the coding sequence ATGCCCACCATCCAGGACGTCGCGCGACTGGCGGGCGTCTCTCCCACCACCGCCAAACGCGCCCTGCGCGATCCCGACAAACTCACCCCGGACACCCTGCTCCGCGTGCAGCAGGCCATTGAGCAGCTGCACTACGAGCCGGATCAGCGGGCCGGCAGTCTGCGCGGCGGCCAGAGCAGCACCATCGGCCTGATCCTCGGGTCGATCCTGGAGCCGTTCTTCGCGCAGTTCGCCCGCAGCGCCGCGCACGTCCTGGCCGAGGCCGGCTACACCGTCATCATCTCCGAGAACGAGTACTCGGCCCAGCGCGAACTCGAGGAACTGCGGCGCTTGTACGGTCAGCGGGTGGCCGGGATCATGCTGCGTCCCGGCTACGGTCCGCACAGCCGCGACTACCTCGCCCGACTCGCCGCGCGGGACGTCGCGGTCGTCGAATACGACTACACGCACCCGCACTCGCCCTACCCCAGCGTGGTTCTCGACAACCGTGGGGCCATGCGCCAGGCCGTGCAGTACCTGCACGGCCTCGGGCACCGAGACATCGCCGCCCTCGGTACCTATCACCCCGTCATCCACCCGGAAGAGCGCAGCCGCACCTTCCCCGAGGCCATGAACGAGCTGGGCCTGACCGTGCCCACCGAATACCAGCGCGTCACGCTGCTCACGGAAGACACCGCATACACCCTGACCCATGAGCTACTCTCGTTGCCCCGCCCCCCCAGCGCCCTGATCGCCCTGACCGGCACCCAGGCGGTGGGCGCGTACCGCGCCATCCAGGAGCGGGGCCTGCGGATTCCGCACGACCTGAGCCTGATCACCTTCGACAATTACCCGTGGACCGCGCTGGTCGATCCGCCCATCACGGTGCTCGAACAGCCGGCCGAGGCGATGGCCACCGCCACCGCCCAGCGGCTGCTTGAGCGGCTCGACACCGAACCGCGAGCGCCCGCGACCCACGAGGTCTTTCCCGCTCGCCTGATCGTGCGGGGCAGCTGCGCCGTGCCCGCCACCCCCGCCAGTCCCCTGCTGAGGCGGGCGTGA
- a CDS encoding MFS transporter, translating into MTRPEAARPYYGWVIVGITVLALLIAAGARSAPGVFLLPMQDSLGLSRATLSFSASLGLLVFGLAAPLSGRLMDVFGPRRVATAGLLLVALSFGLSTLAHSALALHLTWGLLSGLGTGLVGSVLGATVATRWFVRKRGLVVGMFGAATSAGQLLFIPLLTGWAGRLGWSGATLVIAGVALLLAPVVWSLLRDRPEQLGLQPDGDRHALPMPAPTPDPGVMRRALKSRDFWLLSTTFFVCGFTSNGIIGTHFIAYCGDLGLTAGFAAGMLALMGAFNFMGTLASGYFTDRVDPRFLLALYYVFRGVSLAILPLVPPGLALTAFAVLFGLDYIATVPPTTALTADTFGRANVGTVYGWIFCAHQVGAALASWLGGAVRDSAGSYGPAFIAAAVLAVAAGVLALGVTSPARRAVRPA; encoded by the coding sequence GTGACCCGCCCGGAAGCCGCGCGCCCCTACTACGGCTGGGTGATCGTCGGGATCACGGTGCTGGCGCTGCTGATTGCCGCCGGGGCCCGCAGCGCGCCCGGCGTGTTCCTGCTGCCCATGCAGGACAGCCTGGGCCTGAGCCGGGCCACGCTGTCGTTCTCGGCCAGCCTGGGGCTGCTGGTCTTCGGACTGGCCGCGCCCCTGTCGGGCCGCCTGATGGACGTGTTCGGCCCCAGGCGCGTGGCCACCGCCGGCCTGCTGCTGGTCGCGTTGAGCTTCGGCCTGAGCACCCTGGCGCACTCGGCGCTGGCGCTGCACCTGACCTGGGGGCTGCTCAGCGGTCTGGGCACTGGACTGGTCGGGAGCGTGCTGGGCGCGACCGTCGCCACCCGCTGGTTCGTCAGGAAGCGCGGGCTGGTGGTCGGCATGTTCGGCGCGGCCACCAGCGCCGGGCAACTGCTGTTCATCCCGCTGCTCACCGGCTGGGCCGGTCGACTGGGATGGAGCGGAGCGACCCTGGTGATCGCGGGCGTGGCCCTGCTGCTGGCCCCGGTCGTGTGGAGCCTGCTGCGCGACCGGCCTGAACAGCTCGGCCTGCAACCGGACGGCGACCGGCACGCGCTGCCCATGCCGGCTCCCACGCCCGACCCCGGCGTGATGCGCCGCGCCCTGAAAAGCCGGGACTTCTGGCTGCTGTCCACCACCTTCTTCGTGTGCGGGTTCACGTCCAACGGCATCATCGGCACCCACTTCATCGCGTACTGCGGCGACCTGGGCCTCACAGCGGGCTTCGCCGCCGGCATGCTCGCGCTGATGGGCGCGTTCAACTTCATGGGCACGCTGGCGAGCGGGTACTTCACGGACCGGGTCGATCCGCGCTTCCTGCTCGCGCTGTACTACGTGTTCCGGGGGGTAAGCCTCGCGATCCTGCCGCTGGTGCCGCCGGGGCTGGCGCTCACCGCCTTCGCGGTGCTCTTCGGGCTGGATTACATTGCGACCGTGCCGCCCACCACCGCCCTGACCGCCGACACCTTCGGCCGGGCGAACGTAGGCACCGTGTACGGCTGGATCTTCTGCGCCCATCAGGTCGGCGCGGCGCTGGCGTCGTGGCTGGGTGGGGCCGTGCGCGATTCGGCCGGCAGTTACGGCCCGGCCTTCATCGCGGCGGCGGTGCTTGCGGTCGCCGCGGGCGTGCTCGCGCTGGGCGTGACCTCGCCGGCGCGGCGGGCGGTTCGTCCCGCGTAG
- a CDS encoding acyl-CoA dehydrogenase family protein has product MVESDFTPGQAEVVDRAASAIREHASACEAAQDVTPAAARALSDSGYTRLTLPEEAGGLGATLTQFARAQLELGRADASLALVLAMHGHVTGSAFQGRSLPPALLDAVAGAGVRGELLNALASEPELGSPSRGGLPRTVAVPDGSGFESATWLVTGRKTWSTGARALRWALVSAATPDGRVGRYWIDLRGEGVRIEPTWVDALSLRGSGSHDVVFDHAPAALQAPPAGARPAGSAWFWTAVAATYLGVGVAAQDALTAYAQARVPTALGAPIATLPRVQENVGRLAADLLAARTLLLHATATWDAVTDAAAIPLIGAAKAVATNAAVNATDLAVRTAGGGALTGALPLGKLLRDARAGLTHPPGEDAAFTAFGAAHFRGMDVP; this is encoded by the coding sequence ATGGTTGAGTCCGATTTCACTCCCGGTCAGGCCGAGGTGGTTGACCGCGCCGCGTCCGCCATCCGTGAACACGCGTCCGCGTGCGAGGCCGCGCAGGACGTCACCCCGGCCGCCGCGCGGGCGCTGTCGGACAGCGGCTATACCCGCCTGACGCTGCCCGAGGAGGCGGGTGGACTGGGCGCCACGCTGACCCAGTTCGCCCGCGCGCAGCTGGAACTCGGCCGGGCAGACGCCAGCCTCGCGCTGGTCCTGGCGATGCATGGACACGTGACCGGCTCGGCCTTCCAGGGTCGCAGCCTGCCGCCCGCCCTGCTGGACGCCGTGGCCGGCGCCGGCGTGCGCGGCGAACTGCTCAATGCCCTGGCGAGCGAGCCGGAACTGGGCAGTCCGTCGCGCGGCGGGCTGCCGCGCACGGTGGCCGTCCCGGACGGCAGCGGGTTCGAGAGCGCCACCTGGCTGGTCACGGGCCGCAAGACCTGGAGCACGGGCGCGCGGGCGCTGCGCTGGGCGCTGGTGAGCGCGGCCACGCCCGATGGCCGGGTGGGACGCTACTGGATTGATCTCCGTGGCGAGGGCGTGCGGATCGAGCCGACCTGGGTGGACGCCCTTTCGCTGCGCGGCAGCGGCAGCCACGACGTGGTGTTCGATCACGCCCCGGCCGCGCTCCAGGCTCCGCCCGCCGGGGCCCGCCCGGCCGGCAGCGCGTGGTTCTGGACAGCGGTGGCGGCCACCTACCTCGGCGTGGGGGTGGCGGCCCAGGACGCGCTGACGGCCTACGCCCAGGCGCGGGTGCCGACCGCACTGGGTGCCCCCATCGCCACGCTGCCGCGCGTGCAGGAGAATGTCGGGCGCCTCGCCGCCGATCTGCTCGCCGCGCGGACACTGCTGCTCCACGCCACCGCCACCTGGGACGCGGTGACGGACGCCGCCGCCATCCCGCTGATCGGCGCGGCCAAGGCCGTCGCCACGAACGCCGCCGTGAACGCCACGGACCTCGCCGTGCGGACGGCCGGGGGCGGGGCGCTGACCGGCGCGCTGCCGCTGGGGAAACTGCTGCGCGATGCGCGTGCGGGTCTGACCCACCCGCCCGGTGAAGACGCGGCGTTCACCGCGTTCGGCGCCGCGCACTTCAGGGGGATGGATGTCCCTTAA
- a CDS encoding type III polyketide synthase — protein MPVFLHALRGVLPETAYAQARIRDVIRAQPELDRLGQRLTTSIFNNAGIETRHSVVPDFGPQGAGLFYDPQTERMLTPSTGVRNAYYVEHATPLFLAAARAALAASPHLKAADITHVVTVSCTGFYAPGPEYAIVRGLGLSPQTQRFHLGFMGCYAAFPALRMARAFCEADPDAVVLVVCAELCTIHMHSVNDPDTLIANSVFADGAAGVIVSARTPAAGTPALRMDGFGTTLTPEGVGEKEMAWTVGDQGYDMVLSTYVPEIIEANIGPVLTDLLTHDRGLAGAASAQVQRWAIHPGGRQILDRVQGALELSDGQLAPSREVLRRAGNMSSATVLFILQDVLAQGTDGERVAALAFGPGLTVESGLFTICSGLD, from the coding sequence ATGCCCGTTTTCCTCCATGCCCTGCGCGGGGTGCTGCCCGAAACTGCCTACGCGCAGGCGCGGATCCGTGATGTGATCCGCGCCCAGCCTGAACTCGACCGGCTGGGCCAGCGGCTCACGACCAGTATCTTCAACAACGCGGGCATCGAGACGCGCCACTCCGTCGTGCCAGACTTCGGGCCGCAGGGGGCCGGACTGTTCTACGACCCGCAGACCGAGCGGATGCTCACGCCCAGCACCGGGGTCAGGAACGCGTACTACGTCGAGCACGCCACGCCGCTGTTCCTGGCAGCGGCCCGCGCGGCCCTCGCTGCCAGTCCGCACCTGAAGGCCGCCGATATCACGCACGTGGTCACGGTCTCGTGCACGGGCTTCTATGCGCCGGGGCCCGAGTACGCGATCGTGCGTGGCCTGGGACTGAGTCCGCAGACGCAGCGCTTCCACCTGGGATTCATGGGCTGCTACGCGGCCTTCCCGGCCCTGCGTATGGCCCGCGCCTTCTGCGAGGCCGACCCGGACGCCGTGGTGCTGGTCGTGTGCGCGGAACTGTGTACCATCCACATGCACTCCGTGAATGACCCGGACACGCTGATCGCCAACTCGGTCTTCGCAGACGGCGCGGCGGGCGTGATCGTGTCCGCCAGGACGCCCGCCGCCGGCACGCCCGCCCTGCGCATGGACGGGTTCGGCACCACCCTGACCCCCGAGGGTGTGGGCGAGAAGGAGATGGCCTGGACGGTCGGCGACCAGGGCTACGACATGGTGCTGAGCACCTACGTGCCGGAGATCATCGAGGCGAACATCGGGCCAGTCTTGACCGACCTGCTGACCCATGACCGGGGGCTGGCGGGCGCGGCCAGCGCGCAGGTGCAGCGCTGGGCGATCCATCCCGGCGGGCGGCAGATCCTCGACCGCGTGCAGGGAGCACTGGAGCTGAGTGACGGACAACTTGCGCCGTCCCGTGAGGTGCTGCGCCGGGCAGGCAACATGAGCAGCGCCACCGTGCTGTTCATCCTGCAGGACGTGCTCGCTCAGGGCACGGACGGCGAGCGGGTGGCGGCGCTCGCCTTCGGGCCGGGGCTCACGGTCGAATCCGGGCTGTTCACGATCTGCAGCGGCCTGGACTGA
- a CDS encoding class I SAM-dependent methyltransferase, which translates to MGAERWPGGWRTRAVHLPEIMDDPQCDPAGLERTYRAFGTINALIAGWRLVYRRDLRPFLIRPGGATLLDIGCGGGDVARHLARWAARDRLRLQVTAIDADGRAIAYARAQAPAENVTYRQALSSDLRAEGQHFDLVISNHLLHHLNAADLASLLADTEALCTGLAVHGDIERHPLAYAAYRLVTPPLFPGSFIQVDGLRSIRRSYTHAELAAAAPVGWVARRQVPFRNLLTWRAPRA; encoded by the coding sequence ATGGGCGCGGAGCGGTGGCCGGGCGGCTGGCGCACGCGGGCCGTGCACCTGCCCGAGATCATGGACGATCCGCAGTGTGATCCGGCGGGACTGGAGCGCACCTACCGGGCCTTCGGCACCATCAATGCCCTGATCGCCGGCTGGCGGCTGGTGTACCGGCGCGACCTGCGCCCGTTCCTGATCCGTCCGGGCGGCGCGACGCTGCTCGACATCGGCTGCGGCGGCGGGGATGTGGCGCGGCACCTGGCTCGCTGGGCAGCCCGGGATCGCCTGCGCCTGCAAGTCACGGCCATCGATGCCGACGGGCGGGCCATCGCCTATGCGCGGGCGCAGGCGCCTGCGGAGAACGTGACATACCGGCAAGCGTTGAGCAGCGACCTGCGCGCCGAGGGACAGCACTTCGACCTCGTGATCTCGAACCACCTGCTGCACCACCTGAATGCCGCCGACCTCGCCTCCCTGCTGGCTGACACCGAGGCGCTGTGCACGGGGCTGGCGGTGCACGGCGACATCGAGCGGCATCCGCTGGCGTACGCGGCGTACCGGCTGGTCACGCCGCCATTGTTTCCAGGCTCGTTCATCCAGGTCGACGGCCTGCGCTCGATCCGCCGATCGTACACGCATGCGGAACTCGCGGCGGCCGCCCCAGTGGGTTGGGTGGCGCGGCGGCAGGTGCCGTTCCGCAACCTGCTGACGTGGCGGGCCCCGCGTGCCTGA